CCCGGGCCTCTTTATCTCTATATCAATCACCGCCCGGGAGTTGCCCTTGACGCCCTGCAGCGGGAACTGGTGCGCTTCGTCTACAGCCAGACCGGCCAGCACCTGGCTGCAGAGCTTGGCATGGTGCCCATTTCGGCACTGCATGCGGTCAGTGAACTGCAGCGGGGGGAGATCAGCCTGACGCCCGAAGACGTGCTGCTGGCTACATCCCCCTCCGCGGAGCGCTGAGCCGTGTCGGCCTGAAAGCCGACCTGCAGAATAGCGCCGCTGAACCGGGGCGGTTCAGCGGGCGGGCTCATGCATTTCCGCCAACAGCTTTTTCACGATAGCGACCACTTCGGGAGCATCCCACTCCAGTGCGCCATAGTAGCTGTAGCGGATCCGTCCCTGCGCATCGATAAGAAAATTGGTCGGAAAGGCGCTGACGTTCCAGGCATTGACCGCCTCGCCGGCGAGATCGAGCAGCACGGGAAAAGCAACCGGCCGTTTTTCGAGGAAACGGCGTACCGTCACCTCGTCTTCGCCCACATCGACCGCGAGAACACTGAAGCCCTGCTCTTCAAATTGCTCCTGCAGCCGTCCCAGGGAGGGGATTTCGTGCACACACGGCGGACACCAGGTCGCCCAGAAATTGACCAGTACGACACGCCCCTCGTAGCTCTGCAGGTCAAAGGTCTCCCCCTGCAGGCCCGGCAGATTCAACTCCGGAGGTGCGGGGTCCCCGGTATAGGGGCGCAGGCCGGCTGCCAGCCCGGCCTCGGCGTCCACATCATCGCTGCCGACGAGGGCCGGGGCCTGGCGGGGGCCGGCATAGGGCTCAAGCAGCCTGACGGCGCGGGCAATGAGTGCCGGCATCTGTTGATTCATGGCACGCTCTGCGTCATCGGGCTGCTCACGATTCATGAAACCGTCGCTGACACTGGGCAGGAAGTGCTGAAAGAGATCACTCCCCCCCGAGGCGAGGCCCCGGGCGAGATCAGAAAGGTGCCAGCGCTTGGCGGAGAGTCCCGGCTGGAAGAGATAGATCGGCAGGTTGGTGGCCGTGGTCACGGGGCGGTAGCTGGGCGGTTCCCCCGGTTCCGGCAGCCCTTTCTGCAGATTCGGATGGACCAGAACCGCGCCCGCCAGACGTTCGGAACCGGGGTGCTCCAGCTGCCAGGCACGGGCGGCCTGCAACGCCAGGGCAGCGCCTCTGCCGGAAGTGAACAGGAACAGCTGCTGCACATCCGCTGCCGCGGCCTCGATGAGCGACACCACGTCCTCCACCGGCACCTGTTCGAGGCTGGTCCGCGCCGCGGCGAGGAAATAGGCGGTGTGAAGATCGGCGGCCCACACCGACGGGCCGGTGGCGGCCAGTTCACGGGCGACAGCCAGTTCCCGCGACTGCAGGCCCTCCTCCGAAGGCAACCAGAGGACGCGGGTATGAGCAGCATCCGCGCCGGAGTAGCGCTCGATCGGGATCTCGGCGCCGGTATCCAGAAACAGCGGCTCCGCAAGCTCGGATGCAAACACCGGCGCCACCAGCAGGGAAAGCAGACAGAGATAAAACCGCATGTTCTCTCGTGAAGATCAGATTCGAAGGGATGCAGTTTATAACAGGAACCGTGCGGACCACAGCCGTGTGCGGAAGGTAAACAGGAAAACCGCTGAATTCTGTTTTTCCAGGGGCTTGTTGAAAAAGGTTTTTTGTCGTCCCCCCCGCGACGAAGAGGA
This Thiohalomonas denitrificans DNA region includes the following protein-coding sequences:
- a CDS encoding TlpA family protein disulfide reductase, with the translated sequence MRFYLCLLSLLVAPVFASELAEPLFLDTGAEIPIERYSGADAAHTRVLWLPSEEGLQSRELAVARELAATGPSVWAADLHTAYFLAAARTSLEQVPVEDVVSLIEAAAADVQQLFLFTSGRGAALALQAARAWQLEHPGSERLAGAVLVHPNLQKGLPEPGEPPSYRPVTTATNLPIYLFQPGLSAKRWHLSDLARGLASGGSDLFQHFLPSVSDGFMNREQPDDAERAMNQQMPALIARAVRLLEPYAGPRQAPALVGSDDVDAEAGLAAGLRPYTGDPAPPELNLPGLQGETFDLQSYEGRVVLVNFWATWCPPCVHEIPSLGRLQEQFEEQGFSVLAVDVGEDEVTVRRFLEKRPVAFPVLLDLAGEAVNAWNVSAFPTNFLIDAQGRIRYSYYGALEWDAPEVVAIVKKLLAEMHEPAR